The proteins below come from a single Mytilus edulis chromosome 5, xbMytEdul2.2, whole genome shotgun sequence genomic window:
- the LOC139525119 gene encoding uncharacterized protein, producing the protein MIFFLTLASGSGFSINASALDNQDFQTLGRYVGSTVAQGTVGLPVFTEPLAKFIIKGSLGEVTKQHFETKEQQQLAEKVLNCKLDEIDDIVDRLSIGCSKPSSALCEADRKCWLRGLYRRDVLSMQLPAIMDFQRGKFLARQEDKAYVYFKSFLKDAFAGLALCKSESPRSDYEPAKEDLQISAEEVLRFFTGSTMEPPGGFYNPILIHFDPNFKSQKISTCALNATFPLDLKAQTRKAGERYCKWMVMGDGFGLSD; encoded by the exons atgattttttttttgacattagCTTCTGGTAGCGGTTTCTCCATAAATGCTTCTGCCTTAGACAACCAGGACTTTCAGACCCTTGGACGCTATGTTGGTAGTACAGTTGCCCAG GGCACAGTTGGCTTGCCTGTATTTACAGAGCCTTTAGCTAAGTTTATTATTAAAGGCAGTCTAGGAGAAGTGACAAAGCAACACTTTGAAACAAAGGAGCAGCAACAGTTAGCAGAAAAG GTTCTGAATTGCAAATTAGATGAGATAGATGACATTGTGGATAGGCTTTCAATTGGTTGTTCGAAGCCTTCCTCAGCCCTGTGTGAGGCTGACAGAAAATGCTGGCTCCGAGGCCTCTACAGGAGAGATGTGCTGTCCATGCAGTTGCCTGCCATCATGGATTTTCAGAGAGGCAAGTTT CTGGCAAGACAAGAGGACAAGGCATATGTCTATTTCAAGTCCTTCCTGAAAGATGCGTTCGCAGGGCTTGCTTTGTGCAAATCAGAATCACCACGTAGCGACTATGAGCCTGCCAAGGAGGATTTGCAAATCTCAGCTGAGGAAGTTTTGCGCTTCTTCACCGGCAGCACCATGGAACCTCCAGGAGGATTTTATAACCCAATACTCATCCACTTTGAtcccaacttcaaaagtcaaaaaATAAGCACCTGTGCGCTGAATGCAACATTCCCCTTAGATTTAAAAGCACAAACTCGAAAAGCTGGGGAACGTTACTGCAAGTGGATGGTAATGGGAGATGGGTTCGGTCTTAGTGACTGA